The genomic window GAACAGGGCTTCATATATGTACGTTCTGAATATCCGCTGGCCTTCAAACATATACTGGTTGCCATTCGGCAAGCCCGACAATTAGGTATTTTGGGAGAGAACATTCTAGACACTGGCATCGACTTTGATATTGATATTGTCCGCGGAGCGGGAGCCTTTGTTTGTGGCGAGGAGACCGCGCTGATTCGATCCATTGAAGGTCGAACGGGGGAGCCCAGACAACGGCCTCCTTATCCCATTGAGAAGGGTCTTTGGGGTAAACCTACTTGCATTAATAACGTAGAAACCCTGGCAAATGTGCCCGTAATCATCAGTAAGGGAGCTGACGAGTACGCCAAAATCGGGGTCCCTGGAAATACCGGCACCAAGATTTTTTCTCTAGTGGGAAAAATAACGAACACAGGCCTTGTGGAAGTGCCACTGGGAATGAAAATAAATGAAGTTGTGTATGATATCGGTGGCGGTCCAATTGGGAAGACCAAGATCAAAGCTATCCAGACCGGCGGGCCATCGGGCGGCTGCATTCCGGCAAGCCTGTTTCACATGTCCATAGATTACGACAGCCTGGCTGAAGCCGGTACGATCATGGGATCAGGTGGAATGATCATCATGGACGAGAACACCTGTATGGTGGATGTAGCCAAGTACTTCATGACCTTCCTTAAAGGTGAATCGTGCGGAAAGTGTTTCACCTGCCGCAAGGGCACTCAGCGGATGTATGAGATCCTGGACGATATTTCCAAGGGGAAAGGGACCCTTGATCAACTGGACCTGCTTGAAGAACTGGCCTTGGCGGTGAAGGATACAACCATGTGTGGTCTCGGCCAGACAGCCCCCAACCCGGTGTTATCTACTCTGCGGCATTTCCGTGAAGAATACGTTGAACATGTCCAGAACAAGCGGTGTCCCGCAGGTGTATGCAAAGAACTGGTGGGGGCGCCCTGTCAGGATGCGTGTCCCCTGGGTACCGAGGCATGGCGTTACATTGCTTATATACAGCGCGGCCAGTACGAAGAAGCTTACCGAGTCATTCGAGAGCCAAACCCCTTCCCCTCGGTATGCGCGCGGGTTTGCAGCCATCCATGCGAGGACCGCTGCCGTACAGGCATCAGTGGTGGGGAGTCTATTGCCATCCGTTCTTTGAAGCGTTTCATAACCGACCGGGTGGATCCGGCCGTTTATCAGCCTGCCGGGGAAATCAGGCCGGGAATGGATGTGGTCAGGGTAGCTGTTGTGGGAGCAGGTCCTGCTGGTCTTACAGCGGCTCACTATCTTGCCCTTAAAGGCTATGAGGTCGTCCTCTTTGAGGCAGAAGATCGACCGGGCGGAATGCTTGTGGCTGGTATCCCAACCTACCGCCTGCCCAAGGATACCCTACAAAAAGAGATCGATGCATTAATCGGCAAACGGATAACTCTCAAGTGTAACACCGTGCTGGGTCGTGATGTGACTATCGATGGCCTGTTTGAAAAAGGATTCAAGGCCGTTTATCTGGCCCTGGGTGCACACAAGAGCCGACTGATGAACATCGCCAATGAGGAAGCCAGTGGTGTATTCCCCGGCATGGAGTTCCTCAAGGCATTCAACTTACACAAGGTCGAGCTTGGTAAGGGACACGTCGGCGTGGTCGGGGGTGGCAATTCTGCTATTGACGCTGCAAGAGTAGCAATCCGTCAGAAAAATGTCGAGAGCGTGACCGTTTTTTATCGTCGCACTCGCCAGGAGATGCCCGCCTATGATGAAGAGATCAAGGCGGCCTTGGAAGAGGGGGTGAATATCGAGATGTTGATTACGCCCACCAAGATACATACCAAGGATCATCGCTTGGATTCAATCGAATGCATTCGCAACGAACTGGGTGAGATCGATGCAAGCGGTCGACGGAGACCTGTGCCAATTCCTGGAACCGAGTCGACAGTCCCGTTGGATACCTTGATCGTGGCCATCAGCGAGGAACCGGATAGCGAGGTGCTTTCTTCTCTGGGCATCAAGGTCGAAAAAGGACAGAATATAGCTGCCGATGTGGAGACTTGCTGCACATCACGTCCCGGGGTGTTCGCCGGCGGGGATGTGGTGACGGGCCCAAACACCGTCGTAGATGCAATTGCTGCCGGGAAGAAGGCTGCCGTGATGATTGATCGGTATCTATGTGGCGAGGAGTTTTCCCGACCCGCTGTTGCCCGACTGCCCCGCGTTCTGGTTGAGCCCGATGACACCAGTACGGAAACCGCCGGGGTAGCAGAAAGGGTAGTGCAACCGAGCATTCCGGTAGAAGCGCGCAAGCACAGCTTTGCCGAGGTCGAAGGATCCTTGTCAGAAGAAGAGGCAATCCGCGAGACCAGAAGATGTCTGCGTTGCGACTTGGAATTCACTCGCACCATAGCTGAACCTGTCATCGAGGTAAGTGTTGATGGAGATGAGTCATGATCGGGTTGAAGATAAACGGACTGGAAGTCTCGGTTCAAGAAGGTACAACCCTGCTGGAAGCCGCGGAGTTTCTCGGGTTTCCCATCCCGACATTGTGCCACATGGAAGGCCTTTCACCCTATGGTGCCTGTCGGCTCTGCGTCGTAGAGATTGACAAGGGCGGGGAAGCAAAGCTGGTTTCCTCCTGCACCTACCCAGCTCAGGAAGGCCTCAAGGTGCGAACCGCCTCTTCTCGAGTACTGCAGGCGCGTCGGATGGTTCTGGAGCTGCTGTTGGCCTCCTGTCCCCAGTCGAAAGTTATCCAGGACCTGGCATCCCAACACGGAATCCACCAACAACGTTTCCGGCAGGAATATGAGGACTGTATTCTCTGCGGGCTGTGTGTCCGGATGTGTGCCGAGCAGATGATGGCCAAAGCCATCGGGTTTCGAGGCCGGGGAGAGAATCGCAGTATTGGTACCCCCTTCGATGTTAAATCGGAGGTCTGTCGGCTGTGCGGGGGCTGCATGTACGTGTGCCCGGCTTGCCAACTCCGCTGCACCTACTCCGAGCCGGAAAAAGCTATCTGCGGCGGCTGTGCAAATCTGAGGCCGCCCTGTGAAGAGAAGGAAATATTCGATGACATGATGTGCTACATGGATCCATGTGTAGCCTGCGAGATTAAGAAGGATCAGTAAAAGAAAACGG from Candidatus Neomarinimicrobiota bacterium includes these protein-coding regions:
- a CDS encoding FAD-dependent oxidoreductase, which gives rise to MIRMTSVEAFRNFRQRILKEIATAPAKPCLVVSAGTCGQASGSNDVMRIIKRQIIERNLQEKISLRITGCQGFCEMDPSIIVEPGNHPYPKVNMEDVPRIIDSALEGKIIEELIYREKHNHKCYHSQEEIPFFKKQTRTILGANQKIDPIRIMDYIERGGYAAFEKVMSKPDPEWIIQEITRSELRGRGGAGFPTGIKWALARKAGNGSSEKFVVCNADEGDPGAYMDRSLLEGNPHAIIEGMIIASVAMGAEQGFIYVRSEYPLAFKHILVAIRQARQLGILGENILDTGIDFDIDIVRGAGAFVCGEETALIRSIEGRTGEPRQRPPYPIEKGLWGKPTCINNVETLANVPVIISKGADEYAKIGVPGNTGTKIFSLVGKITNTGLVEVPLGMKINEVVYDIGGGPIGKTKIKAIQTGGPSGGCIPASLFHMSIDYDSLAEAGTIMGSGGMIIMDENTCMVDVAKYFMTFLKGESCGKCFTCRKGTQRMYEILDDISKGKGTLDQLDLLEELALAVKDTTMCGLGQTAPNPVLSTLRHFREEYVEHVQNKRCPAGVCKELVGAPCQDACPLGTEAWRYIAYIQRGQYEEAYRVIREPNPFPSVCARVCSHPCEDRCRTGISGGESIAIRSLKRFITDRVDPAVYQPAGEIRPGMDVVRVAVVGAGPAGLTAAHYLALKGYEVVLFEAEDRPGGMLVAGIPTYRLPKDTLQKEIDALIGKRITLKCNTVLGRDVTIDGLFEKGFKAVYLALGAHKSRLMNIANEEASGVFPGMEFLKAFNLHKVELGKGHVGVVGGGNSAIDAARVAIRQKNVESVTVFYRRTRQEMPAYDEEIKAALEEGVNIEMLITPTKIHTKDHRLDSIECIRNELGEIDASGRRRPVPIPGTESTVPLDTLIVAISEEPDSEVLSSLGIKVEKGQNIAADVETCCTSRPGVFAGGDVVTGPNTVVDAIAAGKKAAVMIDRYLCGEEFSRPAVARLPRVLVEPDDTSTETAGVAERVVQPSIPVEARKHSFAEVEGSLSEEEAIRETRRCLRCDLEFTRTIAEPVIEVSVDGDES
- a CDS encoding 2Fe-2S iron-sulfur cluster-binding protein, whose translation is MIGLKINGLEVSVQEGTTLLEAAEFLGFPIPTLCHMEGLSPYGACRLCVVEIDKGGEAKLVSSCTYPAQEGLKVRTASSRVLQARRMVLELLLASCPQSKVIQDLASQHGIHQQRFRQEYEDCILCGLCVRMCAEQMMAKAIGFRGRGENRSIGTPFDVKSEVCRLCGGCMYVCPACQLRCTYSEPEKAICGGCANLRPPCEEKEIFDDMMCYMDPCVACEIKKDQ